Below is a genomic region from Desulfatiglans sp..
GACAACGACCGGTTGTTCTCAAGGAAGAAGCATGGGAAAAAGATAATCAGTTAGTATCACGTCCTGATGAGGATGACGAGACTGATCCTGAGAGGTTAACTCAAACTCATATTGAACAGATAAACATGAACCGTGAATATCGTGATGTAGCTAACTTCTTCTCTGATGTTCTCTATTTACATCTTGTACCTCAACTTCTGAAATTCAGCGAGCAACTATCGTTACGACATATGGAGTCTGATCCATTCGGTCAGGGATTTCTGGAAGAAATTGCAGAAACACAAAAACGTACCCGAGATTTTCGACTTCGAACCATTGAAGATATTCTCTTGAAAGTTATTCCAAATCTCGAACAATTACGATTCGCCAAAGACGAATCAACAGGTCGACCTCACCTTGAGATGCTTTATAATCATTGGAGACCAAAAGCAGGATGGCAGAGAGAGGATCAGTTTTCCGATGGAACACTGAGACTCATTGCAATGCTATGGACGCTTCTTTCTTCTAATAAAATGATTCTCTTGGAAGAGCCTGAGCTATCTCTTCACAAGGCTATTGTGGAGCAAATACCTGGATTACTTTACAAGACACGGCAACAAAGAAAAAAATCGGGAGGGCAAATACTTATAAGTACTCATAGTGAAGTAATGCTATCAAGCAAAAGCATTGATGGCAATTTTCTGATGCTCCAACCAGGGCAAGGAGGAGAAGCTACTCATGTTGTTCCACCTTCTAAAACAGATATTAAGGCAATGAAAGCCGGACTCT
It encodes:
- a CDS encoding AAA family ATPase; its protein translation is MYISHLKLRNWRNFTNADIDLKETVYLIGPNASGKSNLLDIFRFMRDIVNPKGGGLQQAIDTRGGLTKIRSLAARKQPRIELEFEFREDLQNTSEPPDWRYVLWINYEGFGRQRPVVLKEEAWEKDNQLVSRPDEDDETDPERLTQTHIEQINMNREYRDVANFFSDVLYLHLVPQLLKFSEQLSLRHMESDPFGQGFLEEIAETQKRTRDFRLRTIEDILLKVIPNLEQLRFAKDESTGRPHLEMLYNHWRPKAGWQREDQFSDGTLRLIAMLWTLLSSNKMILLEEPELSLHKAIVEQIPGLLYKTRQQRKKSGGQILISTHSEVMLSSKSIDGNFLMLQPGQGGEATHVVPPSKTDIKAMKAGLSPADVLLPQTGTTVQRI